In Papio anubis isolate 15944 chromosome 20, Panubis1.0, whole genome shotgun sequence, a single window of DNA contains:
- the LOC101003842 gene encoding zinc finger protein 568 isoform X1: MTSQPSVISNSCVTMEHLSHMVERKAWYSQESALSEEEEDTTRPLETVTFKDVAVDLTQEEWEQMKPAQRNLYRDVMLENYSNLVTVGCQVTKPDVIFKLEQEEEPWVMEEEMFGRHCPEVWEVDEQIKKQQETLVRKVTSISKKILIKEKVIECKKVAKIFPLSSDIVTSRQSFYDHDLLDKGLEHNLDLLRYEKGCIREKQNGCNEFGKPFYHCASYVVTPFKCNQCGQDFSHKFDLIRHERIHAGEKPYKCKECGKAFSRKENLITHQKIHTGEKPYKCNECGKAFIQMSNLIRHQRIHTGEKPYACKDCWKAFSQKSNLIEHERIHTGEKPYECKECGKSFSQKQNLIEHEKIHTGEKPYACNECGRAFSRMSSVTLHMRSHTGEKPYKCNKCGKAFSQCSVFIIHMRSHTGEKPYVCSECGKAFSQSSSLTVHMRNHTAEKPYECKECGKAFSRKENLITHQKIHTGEKPYECSECGKAFIQMSNLIRHQRIHTGEKPYACTVCGKAFSQKSNLTEHEKIHTGEKPYHCNQCGKAFSQRQNLLEHEKIHTGEKPFKCNECGKAFSRISSLTLHVRSHTGEKPYECNKCGKAFSQCSLLIIHMRSHTGEKPFECNECGKAFSQRASLSIHKRGHTGERHRVY; encoded by the exons GAAACAGTGACATTTAAGGATGTGGCTGTTGACCTTACCCAGGAGGAGTGGGAGCAGATGAAACCTGCTCAAAGGAACTTGTATCGggatgtgatgctggagaactacAGCAACCTAGTTACAGTGG GCTGTCAAGTCACCAAACCGGATGTGATATTCAAGTTGGAGCAAGAAGAGGAGCCCTGGGTGATGGAGGAAGAAATGTTTGGGAGGCACTGTCCAG AAGTTTGGGAAGTTGATGAACAGATCAAGAAGCAACAGGAAACACTTGTGAGGAAAGTCACATCCATCTCCAAGAAAATTCTGATAAAGGAAAAAGTCATTGAATGTAAAAAAGTTGCGAAAATATTTCCTCTGAGTTCAGACATTGTTACTTCAAGACAAAGCTTCTATGACCATGACTTACTTGATAAGGGTTTGGAGCATAATTTAGACTTACTTAGATATGAGAAAGGCTGTAtaagagagaaacagaatggATGTAATGAGTTTGGGAAACCATTTTACCATTGTGCATCCTATGTTGTAACCCCCTTTAAGTGTAATCAGTGTGGACAAGACTTCAGTCATAAATTTGACCTCATTAGACATGAGCGAATTCatgctggagagaaaccttacaaatgtaaagaatgtggaaaagccttcagtAGGAAGGAAAATCTTATTACACatcagaaaattcatactggGGAAAAACCGTATAAGTGTAACGAATGTGGAAAAGCTTTCATTCAGATGTCAAACCTTATTAGACaccagagaattcatactggggAGAAACCTTATGCATGTAAGGATTGTTGGAAAGCCTTCAGTCAGAAATCAAATCTCATTGAACATGAgcgaattcacactggagagaaaccctatgaatgtaaggaatgtgggaaatccTTCAGCCAGAAGCAAAATCTTATCGAGCATGAGAAAATTCATACTGGGGAGAAACCGTATGCATGTAATGAATGTGGTAGAGCTTTTTCTCGAATGTCATCTGTTACGCTACATATGAGAAGTCACACGGgggagaaaccctataaatgtaataaatgtggAAAAGCTTTCTCTCAATGCTCAGTATTTATTATACATATGAGAAgtcacactggtgagaaaccctatgTATGTAgcgaatgtgggaaagccttctcTCAAAGTTCATCCCTTACCGTACATATGCGAAATCATACAGctgagaaaccctatgaatgtaaggaatgtggaaaagccttcagcAGGAAAGAAAATCTCATTACACATCAgaaaattcacactggagagaaaccttatgaatgcagtgaatgtgggaaagcctttattCAGATGTCAAACCTCATTCGACACCAGAGAATTCATACGGGTGAGAAACCCTATGCATGTACAGTCTGTGGAAAAGCCTTTAGTCAGAAATCAAACCTCACTGAACAtgagaaaattcatactggagagaaaccttatcaTTGTAATCaatgtgggaaagctttcagtcAGAGACAAAATCTTCTTGAACATGAAAAAATTCATACGGGAGAGAAACCAttcaaatgtaatgaatgtggtaAAGCCTTCTCTCGAATCTCATCCCTCACTCTTCATGTGAGAAGTCACACaggggagaaaccctatgaatgtaataaatgtgggaaagccttttcTCAGTGCTCATTACTTATTATACATATGAGAAGtcatactggtgagaaaccctttgaatgtaatgaatgtgggaaagcatTCTCTCAAAGAGCATCCCTTTCTATACATAAGAGAGGTCATACAGGTGAGAGACACCGAGTATATTAA
- the LOC101003842 gene encoding zinc finger protein 568 isoform X2, translating into MKPAQRNLYRDVMLENYSNLVTVGCQVTKPDVIFKLEQEEEPWVMEEEMFGRHCPEVWEVDEQIKKQQETLVRKVTSISKKILIKEKVIECKKVAKIFPLSSDIVTSRQSFYDHDLLDKGLEHNLDLLRYEKGCIREKQNGCNEFGKPFYHCASYVVTPFKCNQCGQDFSHKFDLIRHERIHAGEKPYKCKECGKAFSRKENLITHQKIHTGEKPYKCNECGKAFIQMSNLIRHQRIHTGEKPYACKDCWKAFSQKSNLIEHERIHTGEKPYECKECGKSFSQKQNLIEHEKIHTGEKPYACNECGRAFSRMSSVTLHMRSHTGEKPYKCNKCGKAFSQCSVFIIHMRSHTGEKPYVCSECGKAFSQSSSLTVHMRNHTAEKPYECKECGKAFSRKENLITHQKIHTGEKPYECSECGKAFIQMSNLIRHQRIHTGEKPYACTVCGKAFSQKSNLTEHEKIHTGEKPYHCNQCGKAFSQRQNLLEHEKIHTGEKPFKCNECGKAFSRISSLTLHVRSHTGEKPYECNKCGKAFSQCSLLIIHMRSHTGEKPFECNECGKAFSQRASLSIHKRGHTGERHRVY; encoded by the exons ATGAAACCTGCTCAAAGGAACTTGTATCGggatgtgatgctggagaactacAGCAACCTAGTTACAGTGG GCTGTCAAGTCACCAAACCGGATGTGATATTCAAGTTGGAGCAAGAAGAGGAGCCCTGGGTGATGGAGGAAGAAATGTTTGGGAGGCACTGTCCAG AAGTTTGGGAAGTTGATGAACAGATCAAGAAGCAACAGGAAACACTTGTGAGGAAAGTCACATCCATCTCCAAGAAAATTCTGATAAAGGAAAAAGTCATTGAATGTAAAAAAGTTGCGAAAATATTTCCTCTGAGTTCAGACATTGTTACTTCAAGACAAAGCTTCTATGACCATGACTTACTTGATAAGGGTTTGGAGCATAATTTAGACTTACTTAGATATGAGAAAGGCTGTAtaagagagaaacagaatggATGTAATGAGTTTGGGAAACCATTTTACCATTGTGCATCCTATGTTGTAACCCCCTTTAAGTGTAATCAGTGTGGACAAGACTTCAGTCATAAATTTGACCTCATTAGACATGAGCGAATTCatgctggagagaaaccttacaaatgtaaagaatgtggaaaagccttcagtAGGAAGGAAAATCTTATTACACatcagaaaattcatactggGGAAAAACCGTATAAGTGTAACGAATGTGGAAAAGCTTTCATTCAGATGTCAAACCTTATTAGACaccagagaattcatactggggAGAAACCTTATGCATGTAAGGATTGTTGGAAAGCCTTCAGTCAGAAATCAAATCTCATTGAACATGAgcgaattcacactggagagaaaccctatgaatgtaaggaatgtgggaaatccTTCAGCCAGAAGCAAAATCTTATCGAGCATGAGAAAATTCATACTGGGGAGAAACCGTATGCATGTAATGAATGTGGTAGAGCTTTTTCTCGAATGTCATCTGTTACGCTACATATGAGAAGTCACACGGgggagaaaccctataaatgtaataaatgtggAAAAGCTTTCTCTCAATGCTCAGTATTTATTATACATATGAGAAgtcacactggtgagaaaccctatgTATGTAgcgaatgtgggaaagccttctcTCAAAGTTCATCCCTTACCGTACATATGCGAAATCATACAGctgagaaaccctatgaatgtaaggaatgtggaaaagccttcagcAGGAAAGAAAATCTCATTACACATCAgaaaattcacactggagagaaaccttatgaatgcagtgaatgtgggaaagcctttattCAGATGTCAAACCTCATTCGACACCAGAGAATTCATACGGGTGAGAAACCCTATGCATGTACAGTCTGTGGAAAAGCCTTTAGTCAGAAATCAAACCTCACTGAACAtgagaaaattcatactggagagaaaccttatcaTTGTAATCaatgtgggaaagctttcagtcAGAGACAAAATCTTCTTGAACATGAAAAAATTCATACGGGAGAGAAACCAttcaaatgtaatgaatgtggtaAAGCCTTCTCTCGAATCTCATCCCTCACTCTTCATGTGAGAAGTCACACaggggagaaaccctatgaatgtaataaatgtgggaaagccttttcTCAGTGCTCATTACTTATTATACATATGAGAAGtcatactggtgagaaaccctttgaatgtaatgaatgtgggaaagcatTCTCTCAAAGAGCATCCCTTTCTATACATAAGAGAGGTCATACAGGTGAGAGACACCGAGTATATTAA